Sequence from the Kineosporiaceae bacterium genome:
TGACCGGTGGCGAGGGCATGATCGTGGGATGGCACCTGTGCGGAGCCGCATCGGCGTCCTGATCTGTTGCGTCCTCGTCGTGGGCGGCTGCGCGGAGGACACCGCCCGCACCACGCCGGCCGCGCCTGCCACCTCGCCTGGTGCGGGGACGTCCGGGGTGGCGGCCGATCATGATCGGGGGTTGGTGCAGGCTGGGTACACCGGCCGGTTCCGCGTCGGGGCGACCGTGCTGCAGAAGGGCGATGGAGACGGCGGGCGACCGGCCCTGTGTACCTCGATGGCCACCTCGCTGCCACCACGGTGTGGTGGCCCGGCGATCGTGGGCTGGGATTGGGACGCCGTGCCGCACGAGACGCTCTCGGGCGTCCGCTGGGCCGACGGGGTGACGCTGACAGGTCACTTCGACGGCTCGGTGTTCACGCTCACCGAGCCGCCGGTGGTGCACGGGACGTCCGCCGGTCCGACGCCCTCGGCCACGCCCGAGGATCAACGCCCGTCCACCCCGTGCCCGACGCCGTCCGGGGGGTGGCGGGTGGTCGATCGCTCGAAGGTCACCCAGCAGGCGTTCGGACGGGGCGTGGAGCGCGCCCGGGGGCTGCCGGGGTTCGGTGGGGTATGGATCGACTATCGCGGCGCACCGCCGTCGGGGGAGCCGGGCGTGGAGCCCGATCTGGTCCGCGCCGTGATGAACGTGACCACCACCTCCACAGACTTCGCCGCTGTCGAGAAGGCACTGCGGGCCGACTGGGGTGGGGCGCTGTGCGTGAGGCGGGCGGCCCACTCCTATGCCGAACTTCGCCAGATCCAGGAGACGCTGACGGCCCTGATGGCTGAACAGGGATTGCAGGGCATCGGTGTGGACGAGGAGGCAGGACGGGTCGACGTCACTGCGCAGGTGGCCACCATCGATCAGCAGCGCCGGTTCGACGAGGACTACGGGGTGGGCGTCGTCCGGCTCAGCGGGATCTACTGGCCGCTGGATCAGTAGCCGGCAGTCGTCAGGCCCAGCCGCGTCGGGTGGCCAGCCAGTCCAGGAAGGTGCGGGCATACCAGCGGCGGTGTTCACGGATGACGGCGGTGCCGCCGGGGAACAGCGGATCCTCGGCGTGGGCCAGCATGAACGCCGCTACGACGGCGAGCCAGCAGTCGAGGTGGTCGTCTTCGACGTGGCGGGTCAGCGGGCTGCGGGCGAGCCACGCGTCGGCGTCCAGGCCGTCGGCCCGGGCGAGGGGAAGCACGCCGACGAAGTCGGTCCAGCCGGCGCCGATGCTCAGCCAGTTCCAGTCCACCAGCACCGCGCTGCCGTCGGGGCGGATCAGCAGGTTGTCGGCGCGCAGGTCGCCGTGGGTGGCGGTGTCGCCCGCGAGCGCGGTCTCGGCCAGGGCGGTCAGGGCGGCCAACTCGTCGAGGTGGTCGGGCAGCCACGCGGGTTGGCCCGCCGTGAGGGCCAGGTCACCTGAGGCGAGGCGGGGGTAGACGGTGTCGAGTCGTTCGGTCCCGATCAGGTCCTCGACCATCGAGATCAGCAGCTCGGCCTCGACCAGGGCTGTGGGCGGCGGGGTGAGCGCCGCGGCGGTTCGCCGACAGGCCTCGTGGACTGCGTCCAGGTCGGCCTCGGTCCAGGGCAGCGGCAGCCGCCCCTCGATCGCCTCGACGACGATCACCTGCCAGGCGTGCTCGGCGTCCCCGGGGCACTCGCCGCGCGCGTGGTGTCCCCGGCCGAGCAGGCGGGGCGCCGGGA
This genomic interval carries:
- a CDS encoding phosphotransferase; translated protein: MQRVDYTATSRRPEWHDLPDGVRALIERTAGGAVRSAEPSVGSGFTAGFAAVLNLDDDTRVFAKAASTRNPHILEAYAREATVLAALPDDVPAPRLLGRGHHARGECPGDAEHAWQVIVVEAIEGRLPLPWTEADLDAVHEACRRTAAALTPPPTALVEAELLISMVEDLIGTERLDTVYPRLASGDLALTAGQPAWLPDHLDELAALTALAETALAGDTATHGDLRADNLLIRPDGSAVLVDWNWLSIGAGWTDFVGVLPLARADGLDADAWLARSPLTRHVEDDHLDCWLAVVAAFMLAHAEDPLFPGGTAVIREHRRWYARTFLDWLATRRGWA